In one Chitinivibrionales bacterium genomic region, the following are encoded:
- a CDS encoding FAD-dependent thymidylate synthase yields MAHCISPEAEKVLDKEFTILNKGFVRLVDYMGNDDRIVQSARVSYGKGTKSYRQDKGLITYLLRNDHTSPFEQVVLTFHVKMPIFVARQWIRHRTARVNEISGRYSVMEPEFYVPTEKDVAYQSTDNKQGRAEEDVPQSLREKVIELLRKDQETAYGNYQSMLDDNIARELARISLPLSLYTEMYWQIDLHNLLHFLRLRLDPHAQKEIRVYAEVLYSLTKKVCPVAIEAFDNHIRGAQRFSARELKALQDLLKKKTVALEGKEYDRFIEKLGMDPSEL; encoded by the coding sequence ATGGCACATTGTATCTCTCCCGAAGCTGAAAAGGTTCTTGATAAGGAGTTCACAATCCTTAATAAGGGATTTGTCCGGCTTGTCGATTATATGGGCAACGATGATCGCATTGTCCAGTCTGCACGGGTCTCGTACGGTAAAGGTACGAAAAGCTACCGCCAGGACAAAGGGCTTATCACTTATCTGCTCCGTAACGATCATACCTCGCCTTTTGAACAGGTGGTCCTGACATTCCATGTCAAAATGCCCATTTTCGTGGCTCGTCAATGGATCCGCCACCGGACCGCCAGGGTGAACGAGATCAGCGGACGATACAGCGTCATGGAACCCGAGTTTTATGTGCCTACGGAAAAGGATGTCGCCTACCAGAGTACCGATAACAAGCAGGGAAGGGCAGAAGAGGACGTTCCCCAAAGCCTCAGGGAAAAGGTCATCGAACTTCTGAGAAAAGACCAGGAGACCGCTTACGGCAATTATCAATCAATGCTCGATGATAATATTGCCCGGGAACTTGCACGTATTAGCTTGCCCCTCAGTCTCTATACCGAAATGTACTGGCAGATTGATCTTCATAACCTGCTCCATTTTTTACGGCTCCGGCTCGATCCTCATGCTCAGAAAGAGATCAGGGTCTATGCAGAGGTACTCTATTCCCTGACAAAAAAGGTATGTCCCGTTGCGATCGAGGCCTTCGATAATCATATCCGGGGAGCACAGCGGTTTTCGGCCCGGGAACTCAAAGCCCTTCAGGATCTCCTTAAAAAGAAAACGGTTGCTCTGGAAGGCAAAGAATACGACCGGTTTATCGAGAAGCTTGGTATGGATCCTTCAGAGTTATAG
- a CDS encoding alpha/beta fold hydrolase produces the protein MKYSKHTTSTNEVHVQTFILVSMGPILRIFVSFFISALLFWVPREEYEQKMEQIPSMEQKNADFDLKGWTYNKIYSEKLKINHYYFSYPSPDTSAPTFVLLHGLNTDGRVFVNMHSLAKQYNLISYDLPWETHCYRGKLNDFNCILEDFFSVMELDTICLLGYSIGGAVAVHYTGSPTRITVNNLILISSTLFGATQDQRDRSVRMADKLLPYPDYKLYYLMERGRSLVRMFENSGMGENVSPEIIAIKKIGWYRQIFSMLKDYNAVPHAEKITCPVLVLHGSDDKVVSLEMGKLIPQTIKHARFEILEGLGHSMPWLNADLIAAKIEDFCTSSQESITLKDPYQASR, from the coding sequence ATGAAATATTCAAAGCATACCACGAGTACGAATGAAGTTCATGTGCAGACATTTATATTAGTATCCATGGGACCGATTCTCCGCATTTTTGTTTCCTTTTTCATAAGCGCCCTGCTTTTCTGGGTACCCCGGGAAGAGTATGAGCAGAAAATGGAACAGATTCCTTCCATGGAACAGAAAAATGCAGATTTTGATCTGAAAGGGTGGACCTATAATAAAATTTACTCCGAAAAACTGAAAATCAACCACTACTATTTCAGCTATCCTTCACCCGATACGAGCGCGCCGACCTTTGTACTGCTCCACGGCCTCAATACCGACGGCCGTGTTTTTGTGAACATGCATTCCCTGGCGAAGCAATATAATCTTATTTCCTACGACCTTCCCTGGGAGACCCACTGTTACAGGGGAAAGCTCAATGATTTTAATTGCATCCTTGAGGATTTCTTTTCTGTCATGGAGCTTGATACCATTTGCCTCCTGGGCTATTCGATCGGCGGCGCGGTCGCGGTGCATTATACCGGGTCGCCAACCAGAATCACGGTAAATAATCTTATTCTTATATCATCGACACTTTTCGGGGCCACACAAGACCAGCGGGACCGAAGCGTCAGGATGGCCGACAAACTGCTTCCCTACCCGGATTATAAGCTCTATTATCTCATGGAGCGCGGACGGTCGCTTGTCAGGATGTTCGAGAATTCAGGAATGGGTGAAAATGTTTCCCCTGAAATTATCGCTATTAAAAAAATCGGATGGTATCGCCAGATATTCTCGATGCTCAAGGATTACAATGCCGTTCCCCATGCCGAAAAAATCACCTGTCCGGTCCTGGTTCTGCATGGCTCCGATGATAAGGTCGTATCGCTTGAGATGGGGAAACTGATTCCCCAGACAATCAAACATGCCCGATTTGAAATCCTCGAAGGACTCGGCCATTCGATGCCCTGGTTGAACGCTGATCTAATTGCTGCAAAAATCGAAGATTTCTGCACTTCCTCCCAGGAATCTATAACTCTGAAGGATCCATACCAAGCTTCTCGATAA